Proteins co-encoded in one Megalops cyprinoides isolate fMegCyp1 chromosome 1, fMegCyp1.pri, whole genome shotgun sequence genomic window:
- the LOC118768809 gene encoding band 3 anion exchange protein-like: MKDQNQQGYWQETGRWVGYEENYDPEAGGWGASHISYLTFKSLIQLRKTMSTGVVMLDREERTLSSIAEKIVDELVNKKEIGQSDRDGVLKSLLQNRSQSEPKETQALAAGMEMESFSVRERRDASDAVEASMVLVGTLDFLQKPTVAFVRLKEAVVLESALEAPVPVRFIFVLVGPSQIGMDYHEMGRAMAALMADKVFNLAAFQAQGERELTDALAEFMDCSIVIPPTEIQNESMLKSVIGFQKRLLQDRCRPADPLLSLNAKPRRISKADVPPPEDPLARTGRPFGGMMKDLRRRYRHYVSDITDALNAQVLAAVIFIYFAALSPAITFGGLLADKTDNMMGVSELMISTAIQGIIFCFIAAQPVLVIGFSGPLLVFEEAFFAFCKSQGIEYIVGRVWVGGWLVVIVVVIVAVEGSFLVRFISRFTQEIFSILISLIFIYETFAKLIRIFKAHPLTLNYEHLNTSAEDPFHPVFDHKHIMDNITGNITTLVFRRERAYPNTALLSMCLMFGCFFIAFFLRQFKNGHFLPGKIRRLIGDFGVPIAIFIMIAVDINIEDAYTQKLVVPKGLQVSNPKERGWIINPLGEKKAFPVWMMFGCVVPAMLVFILIFLESQITTLIVSKPERKMAKGSGFHLDLLILVSMGGLSAIFGVPWLSAATVRSVTHANALTVMSKGPKPEIEKVLEQRVSGILVALLVGLSILMEPILKMIPMTALFGIFLYMGITSLSGIQLWDRILLLLIPKKYHPSDPYATMVKTSRMHMFTLIQMVCLAVLWMVKSSPASLALPFVLILTIPLRMFMTGRVFTELEMKCLDADDAKVTFEEEPGQDVYYESQMPL, translated from the exons ATGAAGGACCAGAACCAGCAGGGCTACTGGCAGGAGACCGGGCGATGGGTGGGGTACGAGGAGAACTACGACCCAGAGGCGGGCGGCTGGGGCGCCTCTCATATCTCTTACCTGACCTTCAAGAGCCTGATCCAGCTGCGCAAGACCATGAGCACAG GTGTGGTAATGCTGGACCGGGAGGAACGCACCCTGAGCAGCATTGCTGAAAAGATAGTGGATGAGCTTGTGAACAAGAAGGAGATCGGCCAGAGTGACCGTGACGGTGTGCTGAAGTCACTGCTGCAGAACCGCAG ccaatcagagccaaAGGAAACGCAGGCCCTTGCTGCTGGGATGGAGATGGAGTCCTTCTCCGTCAGAGAGAGG AGAGACGCGTCTGATGCTGTGGAGGCATCAATGGTTCTTGTAG GGACGCTGGACTTCCTGCAGAAGCCCACTGTGGCCTTTGTGAGGCTGAAGGAGGCAGTGGTACTGGAGTCGGCTCTAGAGGCGCCAGTGCCGGTCCGCTTCATTTTTGTGCTGGTGGGACCCAGTCAGATTGGCATGGATTACCACGAGATGGGACGGGCCATGGCAGCATTGATGGCAGAcaag GTGTTCAACCTAGCAGCGTTCCAGGCCCAGGGTGAACGTGAGCTGACGGACGCCCTCGCTGAGTTCATGGACTGCAGCATCGTGATCCCACCCACAGAAATTCAGAACGAGTCCATGCTGAAGTCCGTAATCGGCTTCCAGAAGAGGCTCCTGCAGGACCGCTGCCGCCCTGCAGACCCTCTGCTGTCCCTCAATGCCAAGCCCCGCAGAA TTTCCAAAGCTGATGTGCCGCCACCGGAGGACCCTCTCGCACGAACTGGGCGGCCGTTCGGTGGAATGATGAAAGACTTGAGGAGACGATACCGCCACTATGTCAGCGACATCACTGACGCACTCAATGCCCAGGTCCTGGCCGCTGTCATCTTCATCTACTTCGCCGCCCTGTCGCCTGCCATCACTTTTGGGGGCCTGCTGG CCGACAAGACAGACAACATGATGGGCGTGTCCGAGCTGATGATCTCCACCGCCATCCAGGGCATCATCTTCTGTTTCATCGCAGCCCAGCCTGTCCTGGTCATTGGCTTCTCCGGACCTCTGCTGGTCTTTGAAGAGGCCTTCTTTGCA TTCTGTAAGTCGCAGGGGATCGAGTACATCGTGGGCCGGGTGTGGGTGGGAGGCTGGCTGGTGGTCATCGTGGTGGTCATCGTCGCTGTAGAGGGCAGCTTCCTGGTCCGGTTCATCTCACGCTTCACCCAAGAGATCTTCTCCATCCTCATTTCCCTCATCTTCATCTACGAGACGTTTGCCAAGCTCATCAgg ATTTTCAAAGCACACCCTCTGACTCTGAACTATGAGCACCTGAACACCAGTGCGGAAGACCCCTTCCACCCTGTTTTTGACCACAAACACATTATGGACAACATTACTGGCAACATTACCACCTTGGTTTTTCGCCGGGAGAGAGCATACCCCAACACTGCCTTGCTTTCTATGTGCCTCATGTTCGGATGTTTCTTCATTGCATTCTTCCTTAGGCAATTCAAGAATGGCCATTTCCTGCCTGGCAAA ATCCGTCGCCTAATTGGAGATTTCGGTGTCCCCATCGCAATTTTCATCATGATTGCTGTGGACATTAACATTGAGGACGCCTATACTCAG AAACTAGTGGTGCCCAAGGGTCTGCAGGTGTCCAACCCTAAGGAAAGGGGCTGGATCATCAACCCCTTGGGTGAGAAGAAAGCATTTCCTGTCTGGATGATGTTCGGCTGTGTAGTCCCGGCGATGCTTGTCTTCATCCTCATATTCCTGGAGTCCCAGATCACCAC ACTGATTGTGAGCAAGCCAGAGAGGAAGATGGCCAAAGGCTCTGGGTTTCACTTGGACCTGCTGATCCTGGTCAGCATGGGGGGCCTTAGCGCCATATTTGGTGTGCCCTGGCTGAGCGCTGCTACCGTGCGTTCTGTCACCCATGCCAATGCCCTCACCGTCATGAGCAAGGGGCCAAAACCTGAGATagagaaagttctggaacaGCGGGTCAGTGGAATTCTCGTGGCACTGTTGGTTG GTCTGTCCATTCTAATGGAGCCTATTCTGAAGATGATCCCCATGACAGCTCTATTTGGGATCTTCCTTTACATGGGTATCACCTCCCTCAGTGGGATCCAGCTGTGGGACCGCATTCTACTCCTGCTTATACCCAAGAAGTACCACCCATCGGATCCCTATGCCACCATG GTGAAAACCAGCAGGATGCACATGTTCACTCTGATCCAGATGGTGTGCTTGGCAGTGCTGTGGATGGTGAAGTCCAGCCCAGCCTCCCTCGCTCTGCCCTTCGTACTCATCCTCACCATCCCGCTGAGAATGTTCATGACCGGCCGGGTATTCACTGAGCTGGAGATGAAATGT ctgGATGCAGATGATGCCAAAGTGACATTTGAGGAGGAGCCAGGGCAGGATGTGTACTATGAGTCTCAGATGCCATTGTGA
- the selenow2a gene encoding selenoprotein W, 2a, producing MGVRIQVEYCGGUGYEPRYQELAHAVRAEFADAEVSGFVGRQGSFEIEINGQLVFSKLETSGFPYEDDVMDAIQNAHDGKPVEKITKSRPPCVIL from the exons ATGGGTGTACGAATACAGGTCGAATATTG CGGAGGATGAGGATACGAGCCCCGCTATCAGGAACTTGCGCACGCGGTACGTGCGGAGTTCGCTGATGCGGAGGTGTCTGGCTTCGTTGGGAGGCAAG GCAGCTTTGAGATTGAGATCAATGGACAGCTAGTCTTCTCAAAGCTGGAGACCAGTGGCTTCCCATATGAAGATGAC GTCATGGATGCAATTCAGAACGCCCATGACGGCAAACCAGTAGAAAAGATCACAAAAAGCCGCCCGCCCTGTGTTATCCTATAA